One genomic region from Streptomyces venezuelae encodes:
- the cobJ gene encoding precorrin-3B C(17)-methyltransferase: MSTPKTTGRLYGVGLGPGDPDLMTVAAVKAIAAADVVAYHSARHGRSIARSIAAEHIREDHVEERLMYPLTVETTDHPGGYRGALNDFYEEAAARLAAHLDAGRTVAVLAEGDPLFYGSYQHMHKRLADRYDTTVIPGVTSVSAAAARLGEPLCEAEEVLTIIPGTLPEDELTARLAGTDSAVVMKLGRTFPTVKRALDRAGRLDDARYVERAFMAGERTGTLSEIDPESVPYFSVAVLPSRIDQEPPVRERGEVVVVGTGPAGAPWLTPESRGALVNADVLVGYTTYLDRVPELRPGQIRHGSDNKVESERAEFALDLARRGRKVAVVSGGDPGVFAMATAVLEVACEPEYADVPVRVLPGVTAANAAAAAAGAPLGHDYATISLSDRLKPWDVIEARLRAAAGADLVIALYNPGSKSRTHQVAAARDLLLELRSPETPVVVARDVGGPEQSVRVVTLKTLEPSEVDMRTLLLVGSSQTRVAERGDGRTITWTPRRYG, encoded by the coding sequence ATGAGCACCCCGAAGACGACCGGCAGGCTGTACGGCGTCGGGCTCGGCCCCGGCGACCCGGACCTCATGACGGTCGCGGCGGTCAAGGCCATCGCCGCCGCCGACGTCGTCGCCTACCACTCGGCCCGCCACGGCCGCTCGATCGCGCGCTCCATCGCCGCCGAGCACATCCGCGAGGACCACGTCGAGGAGCGGCTGATGTACCCGCTCACCGTCGAGACCACGGACCACCCCGGCGGCTACCGGGGCGCGTTGAACGACTTCTACGAGGAGGCCGCGGCCCGCCTCGCCGCCCACCTCGACGCCGGCCGCACGGTCGCCGTCCTCGCCGAGGGCGACCCGCTCTTCTACGGCTCGTACCAGCACATGCACAAGCGGCTCGCGGACCGCTACGACACGACCGTCATCCCCGGCGTCACCTCGGTGAGCGCTGCCGCCGCCCGGCTCGGCGAGCCGCTGTGCGAGGCGGAGGAGGTCCTCACGATCATCCCCGGCACCCTGCCGGAGGACGAGCTGACGGCCCGCCTCGCGGGCACCGACTCGGCGGTCGTCATGAAGCTCGGCCGCACCTTCCCCACCGTGAAGCGCGCCCTGGACCGGGCCGGCCGCCTCGACGACGCCCGGTACGTGGAGCGGGCGTTCATGGCGGGCGAGCGGACGGGCACCCTGTCCGAGATCGATCCCGAGTCGGTCCCGTACTTCTCCGTCGCCGTCCTGCCCTCCCGGATCGACCAGGAGCCCCCCGTACGGGAGCGGGGCGAGGTCGTCGTCGTCGGCACCGGACCGGCCGGCGCGCCCTGGCTGACGCCCGAGTCGCGCGGCGCGCTCGTCAACGCAGACGTCCTCGTCGGCTACACCACCTACCTGGACCGGGTGCCCGAGCTGCGCCCGGGGCAGATCCGGCACGGCTCCGACAACAAGGTCGAGTCGGAGCGCGCCGAGTTCGCCCTCGACCTGGCCCGGCGCGGCCGGAAGGTCGCGGTCGTCTCCGGCGGCGACCCGGGGGTCTTCGCCATGGCCACCGCCGTCCTGGAGGTCGCCTGCGAACCGGAGTACGCGGACGTGCCCGTACGGGTCCTCCCCGGCGTGACCGCCGCCAACGCGGCCGCCGCCGCCGCGGGCGCCCCTCTCGGCCACGACTACGCCACGATCTCCCTCTCGGACCGCCTCAAGCCCTGGGACGTCATCGAGGCCCGGCTGCGCGCCGCCGCCGGCGCCGACCTGGTCATCGCCCTCTACAACCCGGGCTCCAAGTCCCGTACGCACCAGGTCGCCGCGGCCCGTGACCTCCTCCTGGAGCTCCGGTCCCCGGAGACGCCGGTGGTGGTCGCCCGTGACGTGGGCGGCCCCGAGCAGTCGGTGCGGGTGGTGACCCTCAAGACCCTGGAGCCCTCCGAGGTCGACATGCGCACCCTGCTCCTCGTCGGCTCCTCGCAGACCCGCGTGGCCGAGCGGGGCGACGGCCGGACGATCACCTGGACGCCGCGCCGCTACGGCTGA
- a CDS encoding precorrin-8X methylmutase: MSESTRMFDYEKDGAEIYRRSFATIRAEADLAGLPADVAQVAVRMIHACGMTDLVQDIAYSPQVVANAREALRAGAPILCDAQMVASGVTRKRLPADNEVLCALSDPAVPGLAAELGTTRSAAALELWRDRLEGSVVAIGNAPTALFHLLEMIAKGAPRPAAVLGIPVGFIGAAESKDALAENALGLDYLVVRGRRGGSAMTAAAINAIAHEAEIQA, encoded by the coding sequence ATGAGCGAGAGCACCAGGATGTTCGACTACGAGAAGGACGGGGCGGAGATCTACCGCCGGTCCTTTGCCACGATCCGCGCCGAGGCGGACCTCGCGGGCCTGCCCGCCGACGTCGCCCAGGTGGCGGTCCGGATGATCCACGCCTGCGGCATGACCGACCTCGTCCAGGACATCGCGTACTCCCCCCAGGTCGTCGCGAACGCCCGCGAGGCCCTGCGCGCCGGCGCCCCGATCCTCTGCGACGCGCAGATGGTCGCCAGCGGCGTCACCCGCAAGCGGCTGCCCGCCGACAACGAGGTGCTCTGCGCGCTCTCCGACCCGGCCGTCCCGGGCCTCGCCGCCGAGCTCGGCACCACCCGCTCCGCCGCCGCGCTCGAACTGTGGCGGGACCGCCTCGAAGGCTCCGTCGTCGCCATCGGCAACGCCCCCACCGCCCTCTTCCACCTCCTGGAGATGATCGCGAAGGGCGCCCCGCGGCCCGCCGCCGTCCTCGGCATACCGGTCGGCTTCATCGGCGCCGCCGAGTCCAAGGACGCGCTCGCCGAGAACGCCCTCGGCCTCGACTACCTGGTCGTACGGGGCCGGCGCGGCGGCAGCGCCATGACGGCCGCCGCGATCAACGCGATCGCTCACGAAGCGGAGATCCAGGCATGA
- a CDS encoding DUF1648 domain-containing protein, which yields MNRATPRLRALAALPFVLALAVHLLLFARWRDELPAELATHFSAGGEADGWTGPTAYVLVSTALLLGLAAGWTALVRRRYLWAAWATAGFAGGLLVQLLRANRVEEFEAQVFSPGMDLGVALVVAAVAAGAGWALTSLVPEESPVPGRGSAADGPRLPLASGETARWSKDTGSRTLTVLSVLALAAAPVTLLVATWPDALLGLLGLVIGVPGLALARVRVTVDRHGLTVRSALASRPRVRVPLDGVEGASVREIDAVADFGGWGYRVRAHRSGVVLRSGEALVVRRDGGREFAVTVPDAHTAAALLNTLAERHGKV from the coding sequence ATGAACCGTGCCACACCTCGTCTCCGCGCGCTCGCCGCGCTCCCCTTCGTCCTCGCCCTCGCCGTCCACCTGCTGCTCTTCGCCCGCTGGCGGGACGAGCTGCCCGCCGAACTCGCCACCCACTTCTCCGCCGGGGGAGAGGCCGACGGCTGGACCGGCCCGACCGCCTACGTCCTCGTCAGTACGGCCCTGCTCCTCGGCCTCGCCGCCGGCTGGACCGCTCTCGTGCGGCGCCGGTACCTGTGGGCGGCCTGGGCCACCGCGGGCTTCGCCGGCGGGCTCCTCGTCCAGCTCCTCCGCGCCAACCGCGTCGAGGAGTTCGAAGCGCAGGTCTTCTCGCCCGGCATGGACCTCGGGGTGGCCCTGGTGGTCGCCGCCGTGGCCGCCGGCGCCGGCTGGGCTCTCACCTCGCTCGTCCCCGAGGAGTCGCCGGTCCCCGGCCGAGGCTCGGCGGCGGACGGCCCCCGGCTCCCGCTCGCCTCCGGCGAGACCGCCCGCTGGTCGAAGGACACCGGCTCCCGGACGCTGACCGTCCTCTCGGTGCTCGCCCTCGCCGCCGCTCCCGTCACCCTCCTCGTCGCCACCTGGCCCGACGCCCTGCTCGGCCTGCTCGGCCTCGTCATCGGCGTGCCGGGCCTCGCCCTCGCCCGGGTCCGGGTCACCGTCGACCGGCACGGCCTCACCGTCCGGTCCGCCCTCGCCTCCCGCCCCCGAGTCCGGGTCCCGCTCGACGGCGTCGAGGGCGCGAGCGTCCGCGAGATCGACGCCGTCGCGGACTTCGGCGGCTGGGGCTACCGGGTCCGGGCCCACCGCAGCGGTGTGGTGCTGCGCTCCGGAGAGGCCCTCGTCGTGCGGCGGGACGGCGGTCGCGAGTTCGCGGTGACCGTGCCCGACGCGCACACCGCCGCCGCCCTCCTCAACACGCTGGCCGAACGGCATGGGAAGGTCTGA
- a CDS encoding DoxX family protein, which yields MFIGYAVVAALLAFALSASAFLTFTRNPQITGNMTKLGVPESWLPWLATAKAAGAIGLLAGLAVAPLGVAAAIGVTLYFAGAVITHVRAKDYEMAPAVVLTLISAAALLLRIASA from the coding sequence ATGTTCATCGGCTACGCCGTGGTCGCCGCGCTGCTCGCCTTCGCGCTCTCCGCCTCCGCCTTCCTGACCTTCACCCGGAACCCGCAGATCACCGGCAACATGACCAAGCTGGGCGTGCCGGAATCCTGGCTGCCGTGGCTCGCGACGGCGAAGGCGGCAGGCGCGATCGGCCTGCTCGCGGGCCTCGCCGTGGCCCCGCTCGGCGTGGCGGCGGCGATCGGCGTGACCCTCTACTTCGCGGGCGCCGTGATCACCCACGTCCGCGCGAAGGACTACGAGATGGCCCCGGCGGTGGTCCTCACCCTGATATCGGCGGCCGCCCTGCTCCTGCGCATCGCCTCCGCCTGA
- the cobN gene encoding cobaltochelatase subunit CobN, whose amino-acid sequence MLLLLSHSDTDLLSARAANAASAAGSGGPVEYRFANPSRLPLADLPGLLDGVELVVVRLLGGIRSWEEGIDAIRATGKPVVVLSGEQAPDAQLMETSTVPVGVATEAHAYLAHGGPANLEQLARFLSDTVLLTGHGFEAPAAAPTWGPLERTARREDGPTIAVLYYRAHHMSGNTAFVDTLCSAVEDAGAQALPLYVASLRAPEPELLDRLRTADAIVTTVLAAGGTKPAEAQAADMGIAQGASFEGGGGRRAGEEAWDAGALAALDVPILQALCLTGSRENWEENDEGLSPLDAASQVAVPEFDGRLITVPFSFKEIDADGLPAYVADAERAARVAGIAVRHARLRHIPNAEKKLALVLSAYPTKHSRIGNAVGLDTPASAVSLLRRLIAEGYDFGPAEELPGLVSGDGDELIYALIEAGGHDQDWLTEEQLARNPVRIPAADYKRWYATLPEELRTHVEEHWGPAPGEMFLDRSRNPEGDIVLAALRRGNLLILIQPPRGFGENPIAIYHDPDLPPSHHYLAAYRWIAARAEDGGFGADAMVHLGKHGNLEWLPGKNAGLSAACGPDAALGDIPLVYPFLVNDPGEGTQAKRRVHATLVDHLVPPMARAESYGDIARLEQLLDEYAQISSMDPSKLPAIRAQIWTLIQAARLDHDLGLEDRPEDDGFDDFLLHVDGWLCEVKDAQIRDGLHVLGGAPEGEARVNLVLSILRARQIWGGTQALLGLREALGLDESAATRTTADEAEAKARELVEAMEAAGWSVDAVPTVAAAYGPDVEAVLRFACEQVVPRLAATTDELTHAVHALNGGFVPAGPSGSPLRGLVNVLPTGRNFYSVDPKAVPSRLAWETGQALADSLLERYRTDKGSWPTSVGLSLWGTSAMRTAGDDVAEALALLGVRPLWDDASRRVNGLEPIPLAELGRPRVDVTLRISGFFRDAFPHVIGLLDDAVRLVAGLDEPDSDNYVRAHAQADLAEHGDERRATTRIFGSRPGTYGAGILQLIDSRDWRTDADLAEVYTVWGGYAYGRGLEGRPAREEMETAYKRIAVAAKNTDTREHDIADSDDYFQYHGGMVATVRALKGTAPEAYIGDSTRPETVRTRTLVEETSRVFRARVVNPRWIEAMRRHGYKGAFELAATVDYLFGYDATTGVVADWMYDKLTQEYVLDADNQAFLKEANPWALHGIAERLLEAESRGMWEKPDPETLAALRQVFLETEGDLEGEGSDEEE is encoded by the coding sequence ATGCTTCTGCTGCTGTCGCACTCCGACACCGACCTGCTCAGCGCCCGCGCGGCGAACGCCGCCTCCGCCGCCGGATCCGGCGGCCCGGTGGAGTACCGCTTCGCCAACCCCTCCCGGCTGCCCCTCGCCGACCTCCCCGGCCTCCTCGACGGCGTCGAGCTGGTCGTCGTCCGTCTCCTGGGCGGCATCCGATCCTGGGAGGAGGGCATCGACGCGATCCGCGCCACCGGGAAGCCGGTCGTCGTGCTCAGCGGCGAACAGGCCCCCGACGCCCAGCTGATGGAGACCTCGACCGTCCCCGTCGGCGTCGCCACCGAGGCGCACGCCTACCTCGCGCACGGCGGCCCCGCCAACCTGGAGCAGCTGGCCCGCTTCCTCTCCGACACCGTCCTCCTCACCGGCCACGGCTTCGAGGCCCCGGCCGCCGCCCCCACCTGGGGCCCGCTGGAGCGCACGGCCCGCCGTGAGGACGGCCCGACGATCGCGGTGCTCTACTACCGCGCCCACCACATGAGCGGGAACACCGCCTTCGTCGACACCCTCTGCTCGGCGGTCGAGGACGCGGGGGCGCAGGCGCTCCCGCTGTACGTGGCGTCCCTGCGGGCCCCGGAGCCGGAGCTGCTCGACCGGCTCCGTACCGCCGACGCGATCGTCACCACCGTCCTCGCGGCGGGCGGCACCAAGCCCGCCGAGGCGCAGGCCGCCGATATGGGGATCGCGCAAGGCGCCTCCTTTGAGGGTGGTGGTGGACGACGGGCGGGCGAGGAGGCCTGGGACGCGGGCGCGCTCGCCGCGCTCGACGTGCCGATCCTCCAGGCGCTGTGCCTGACCGGTTCGCGCGAGAACTGGGAGGAGAACGACGAGGGCCTGTCGCCGCTGGACGCGGCCAGCCAGGTCGCCGTGCCCGAGTTCGACGGCCGGCTCATCACCGTCCCGTTCTCCTTCAAGGAGATCGACGCGGACGGCCTGCCCGCGTACGTCGCGGACGCCGAGCGCGCCGCCCGCGTCGCCGGGATCGCGGTCCGCCACGCGCGCCTGCGGCACATCCCGAACGCCGAGAAGAAGCTGGCGCTCGTCCTCTCCGCGTACCCGACGAAGCACTCCCGCATCGGCAACGCGGTGGGCCTGGACACGCCGGCCTCCGCCGTCTCCCTCCTGCGCCGGCTGATCGCCGAGGGGTACGACTTCGGCCCGGCCGAGGAGCTCCCCGGCCTGGTCTCCGGCGACGGCGACGAGCTGATCTACGCCCTCATCGAGGCCGGCGGCCACGACCAGGACTGGCTGACGGAGGAGCAGCTCGCGCGCAACCCCGTCCGCATCCCGGCCGCGGACTACAAGCGCTGGTACGCGACCCTGCCCGAGGAGCTCCGCACGCACGTCGAGGAACACTGGGGCCCGGCGCCGGGCGAGATGTTCCTGGACCGCTCCCGCAACCCGGAGGGCGACATCGTCCTCGCCGCCCTGCGGCGCGGGAACCTGCTGATCCTCATCCAGCCGCCGCGCGGCTTCGGCGAGAACCCGATCGCGATCTACCACGACCCCGATCTGCCGCCGTCCCACCACTACCTGGCCGCCTACCGCTGGATCGCCGCCCGCGCCGAGGACGGCGGCTTCGGCGCCGACGCCATGGTCCACCTGGGCAAGCACGGCAACCTGGAGTGGCTGCCCGGCAAGAACGCCGGCCTGTCCGCCGCCTGCGGCCCGGACGCGGCCCTCGGCGACATCCCGCTGGTCTACCCCTTCCTCGTCAACGACCCGGGCGAGGGCACGCAGGCCAAGCGGCGCGTCCACGCGACCCTCGTCGACCACCTGGTGCCGCCGATGGCGCGCGCCGAGTCCTACGGCGACATCGCGCGCCTGGAGCAGCTCCTCGACGAGTACGCGCAGATCTCGTCCATGGACCCGTCCAAGCTGCCCGCGATCCGCGCGCAGATCTGGACGCTGATCCAGGCGGCCAGGCTCGACCACGACCTGGGACTGGAGGACCGTCCGGAGGACGACGGCTTCGACGACTTCCTGCTGCACGTCGACGGTTGGCTGTGCGAGGTCAAGGACGCCCAGATCCGCGACGGCCTGCACGTCCTCGGCGGCGCGCCGGAGGGCGAGGCCCGGGTCAACCTGGTCCTCTCGATCCTCCGCGCCCGCCAGATCTGGGGCGGTACGCAGGCACTCCTCGGCCTGCGGGAGGCCCTGGGCCTCGACGAGTCGGCCGCGACCCGCACGACCGCCGACGAGGCGGAGGCGAAGGCGCGCGAGCTGGTCGAGGCGATGGAGGCCGCGGGCTGGTCGGTGGACGCGGTCCCGACGGTGGCGGCCGCGTACGGCCCGGACGTCGAGGCCGTCCTCCGCTTCGCCTGCGAGCAGGTCGTGCCGCGCCTCGCCGCGACCACCGACGAGCTGACCCACGCCGTGCACGCCCTGAACGGCGGCTTCGTCCCGGCGGGCCCGTCCGGCTCCCCGCTCCGCGGCCTGGTCAACGTCCTGCCGACGGGCCGGAACTTCTACTCGGTCGACCCGAAGGCCGTGCCGTCCCGCCTCGCGTGGGAGACGGGCCAGGCGCTCGCCGACTCGCTCCTGGAGCGCTACCGCACGGACAAGGGCTCCTGGCCGACCTCCGTCGGGCTTTCCCTCTGGGGCACGAGCGCCATGCGGACCGCCGGCGACGACGTGGCCGAGGCGCTCGCCCTGCTCGGCGTCCGCCCGCTCTGGGACGACGCCTCGCGCCGCGTGAACGGCCTGGAGCCGATCCCGCTCGCCGAGCTCGGCCGCCCGCGCGTGGACGTCACCCTCCGCATCTCGGGCTTCTTCCGCGACGCGTTCCCGCACGTCATCGGCCTCCTCGACGACGCGGTCCGGCTGGTCGCGGGCCTGGACGAGCCCGACTCCGACAACTACGTCAGGGCACACGCCCAGGCCGACCTCGCCGAGCACGGCGACGAGCGCCGTGCCACGACCCGTATCTTCGGCTCCCGTCCCGGCACGTACGGCGCGGGCATCCTCCAGCTGATCGACAGCCGCGACTGGCGCACGGACGCCGACCTCGCGGAGGTCTACACGGTCTGGGGCGGCTACGCCTACGGCCGCGGCCTCGAAGGCCGCCCGGCCCGCGAGGAGATGGAGACCGCCTACAAGCGGATCGCGGTCGCGGCGAAGAACACGGACACCCGCGAGCACGACATCGCGGACTCCGACGACTACTTCCAGTACCACGGCGGCATGGTGGCGACCGTCCGCGCGCTGAAGGGCACGGCCCCCGAGGCGTACATCGGCGACTCCACCCGCCCGGAGACGGTCCGCACCCGCACGCTGGTCGAGGAGACCTCCCGGGTCTTCCGCGCCCGCGTGGTCAACCCGCGCTGGATCGAGGCGATGCGCCGCCACGGCTACAAGGGCGCGTTCGAACTGGCGGCGACCGTCGACTACCTCTTCGGCTACGACGCCACGACGGGCGTGGTCGCCGACTGGATGTACGACAAGCTCACCCAGGAGTACGTCCTCGACGCGGACAACCAGGCCTTCCTGAAGGAAGCCAACCCCTGGGCCCTGCACGGCATCGCGGAGCGCCTCCTCGAAGCCGAGTCCCGCGGCATGTGGGAGAAGCCGGACCCGGAGACCCTGGCCGCCCTGCGGCAGGTCTTCCTGGAGACGGAAGGCGACCTCGAGGGCGAGGGCTCCGACGAGGAGGAGTAG
- a CDS encoding nucleoside hydrolase, giving the protein MGRIHAPAAVTAAQEAKNKEARAGPRHGHPAWHGHQARHGHPARHPPGTRDGGPLLWDGGGMPVPVILDCDPGHDDAFNILLAAAHPSVDLLAITTVAGNQSLEKTTLNARRVCEAAGIRGVPIAAGAAGPLLARPQGALIAEHIHGGSGLDGTSWESGPGAGFGHGEPTVPQDPRDALTLLRETLTGHPAPVTLVPTGPLTNIATLLLAHPRLTDRIERIVLMGGSVERGNTTPAAEFNILSDPEAADIVFGCGVPVTMFGLNATHQVRATPEVLGRLTALGTPLSRLCVELLTYFASTYREVYGFDAPPLHDPLTVAHLIDPSLVSLVRAAVRVELTGTWTRGATVVDLDGVTGLPPNAEVGMEVDADGFWDLIVEAVRVLGAP; this is encoded by the coding sequence ATGGGAAGAATCCATGCGCCGGCGGCGGTGACGGCGGCGCAGGAGGCGAAGAACAAGGAGGCACGGGCCGGGCCCCGGCACGGACACCCGGCGTGGCACGGGCACCAGGCCCGGCACGGCCACCCGGCCCGACACCCGCCCGGCACCCGTGACGGCGGCCCGCTCCTGTGGGACGGTGGAGGCATGCCCGTACCCGTGATCCTCGACTGCGATCCCGGTCACGACGACGCCTTCAACATCCTGCTGGCCGCGGCCCACCCCTCCGTCGACCTGCTCGCGATCACCACCGTCGCGGGCAACCAGTCGCTGGAGAAGACCACCCTCAACGCCCGCCGGGTGTGCGAGGCCGCCGGGATCCGGGGCGTGCCGATCGCGGCGGGCGCGGCGGGCCCGCTGCTCGCGCGGCCGCAGGGCGCGCTCATCGCCGAGCACATCCACGGCGGCTCGGGGCTGGACGGCACGAGCTGGGAGTCCGGCCCGGGTGCGGGCTTCGGCCACGGCGAGCCGACGGTCCCGCAGGACCCGCGCGACGCGCTGACGCTGCTGCGGGAGACCCTGACCGGCCACCCCGCGCCCGTCACCCTCGTCCCGACGGGCCCGCTGACGAACATCGCGACGCTGCTCCTCGCCCATCCGCGGCTGACGGACCGCATCGAGCGGATCGTCCTGATGGGCGGCTCGGTGGAGCGCGGAAACACCACGCCCGCGGCCGAGTTCAACATCCTCTCCGACCCGGAGGCGGCGGACATCGTCTTCGGCTGCGGAGTGCCGGTGACGATGTTCGGCCTCAACGCCACCCATCAGGTACGAGCCACCCCCGAGGTTCTCGGGCGGCTCACGGCCCTCGGCACCCCGCTGAGCCGGCTCTGCGTGGAGCTGCTCACCTACTTCGCGTCGACCTACCGCGAGGTGTACGGCTTCGACGCGCCGCCGCTGCACGACCCGCTGACCGTGGCGCACCTCATCGACCCGTCGCTGGTCAGCCTGGTGCGGGCGGCGGTGCGGGTGGAGCTGACGGGGACGTGGACGCGGGGCGCGACGGTCGTCGACCTGGACGGGGTGACGGGCCTCCCGCCGAACGCGGAGGTGGGGATGGAGGTCGACGCCGACGGCTTCTGGGACCTGATCGTGGAGGCGGTCAGAGTCCTGGGCGCGCCCTGA
- a CDS encoding cobalamin biosynthesis protein CobG — protein sequence MLAAMPPTPPSTPPRDEARIRDRGDACPGALRLHAADDGRLARLRLPAGRLTAHQVETLAVAAETLGDGRISLTSRGNAELRGLAEECGAELAALLTAAGLLPSPTHERVRNIVASPAAGLDGLGGPEVQLWARELDALLCAEPWAAALSGRFLFVLDDGRADVAGLGGDVTLVAPAPGAPAGPGAARLYVGGRAWRVAGADAPRAALAAAGAFLDAARAAGNGAWRVRELPEGCAPDVAGALDRAGISAEPVPAAQSLLVHAPPLAPGPLGAASLHVLAPLGRLTAAQLRALLPADEVRLTPWRGVVVAGAGPSEDRLAALGSHGLITRPDSPWAGVSACTGRPGCAKSLADVRADAAPGSARGLPVHYSGCERRCGHPHGTWVDVVATADGAYLVDGAPTPRTALPDAVTTARTTR from the coding sequence ATGCTCGCCGCCATGCCGCCCACCCCACCCTCGACGCCGCCGCGGGACGAAGCTCGCATTCGGGACCGTGGCGACGCCTGCCCCGGGGCGCTGCGCCTGCACGCCGCCGACGACGGCCGGCTGGCCCGACTGCGGCTGCCCGCAGGGCGCTTGACGGCCCATCAGGTCGAGACGCTGGCGGTCGCGGCGGAGACCCTCGGCGACGGGCGGATCAGCCTCACCTCCCGGGGGAACGCTGAGCTGCGCGGCCTCGCGGAGGAGTGCGGGGCGGAGCTGGCCGCGCTGCTCACGGCGGCGGGCCTGCTGCCCTCCCCCACCCACGAGCGCGTCCGCAACATCGTGGCCTCCCCGGCCGCCGGCCTCGACGGACTCGGCGGCCCCGAGGTCCAGTTGTGGGCCCGGGAGCTCGACGCCCTGCTCTGCGCCGAGCCCTGGGCGGCGGCGCTTTCCGGCCGTTTCCTCTTCGTCCTCGACGACGGGCGCGCCGACGTGGCGGGCCTGGGCGGCGATGTGACCTTGGTCGCACCGGCTCCAGGCGCCCCAGCCGGGCCCGGCGCCGCCCGCCTGTACGTCGGTGGGCGGGCCTGGCGGGTCGCCGGTGCCGACGCGCCCCGCGCCGCGCTCGCCGCCGCCGGTGCCTTCCTCGACGCCGCCCGCGCGGCCGGAAACGGCGCCTGGCGGGTGCGGGAGCTGCCCGAGGGGTGCGCCCCGGACGTGGCCGGCGCTCTCGATCGCGCGGGCATCTCGGCGGAGCCCGTACCGGCGGCGCAGTCGCTGCTCGTGCACGCGCCGCCCCTCGCCCCCGGGCCCCTCGGCGCCGCCTCCCTCCATGTCCTCGCGCCCCTCGGCCGCCTCACCGCCGCCCAGCTGCGCGCCCTGCTGCCCGCCGACGAGGTGCGGCTGACGCCGTGGCGCGGCGTGGTCGTCGCCGGAGCGGGGCCGTCCGAGGACCGGCTCGCCGCCCTCGGCTCCCACGGACTGATCACCCGCCCCGACTCCCCCTGGGCCGGCGTCAGCGCCTGCACCGGGCGCCCGGGCTGCGCGAAGTCCCTCGCGGACGTCCGCGCGGACGCGGCCCCGGGTTCCGCACGGGGCCTCCCCGTCCACTACTCCGGGTGCGAGCGCCGCTGCGGGCACCCGCACGGCACCTGGGTCGACGTCGTCGCCACCGCCGACGGCGCCTATCTGGTGGACGGCGCCCCCACCCCCCGTACCGCCCTGCCCGACGCAGTGACCACGGCCCGCACGACGAGATGA
- a CDS encoding GntR family transcriptional regulator: MLFRVDPASSVPLGDQIAACVRGALADGSAEPGERLPAARELADSLGVNVHTVLRGYQRLREEGLIELRRGRGAVIVPGAAAPDRARLVSRLREAAAEARELGLTEAEFLELARTSLG; this comes from the coding sequence GTGCTCTTCCGCGTCGACCCGGCCTCCTCCGTCCCCCTCGGCGACCAGATCGCCGCCTGCGTCCGCGGGGCGCTCGCCGACGGCTCCGCCGAGCCCGGCGAACGCCTCCCGGCCGCCCGGGAGCTCGCCGACTCCCTGGGCGTCAACGTCCACACCGTCCTCCGCGGCTACCAGCGGCTCCGCGAGGAGGGCCTCATCGAGCTCCGCCGGGGCCGCGGCGCCGTGATCGTCCCCGGCGCCGCCGCCCCCGACCGCGCCCGGCTGGTCTCCCGGCTGCGCGAGGCGGCGGCGGAGGCCCGCGAACTGGGCCTCACGGAGGCGGAGTTCCTGGAGCTCGCCCGTACCAGCCTCGGCTGA
- a CDS encoding MarR family winged helix-turn-helix transcriptional regulator — protein sequence MAAHPTDRLGFLLSFRGELTGARIRAALGVAGLHPRNAMTLMQLAPGAMSQRELAAVMEIDPSQLVAILNELESEGLAERRRDPADRRRHIVEITPAGAEALERVDSAVSAAERELFGDLSVAEQALLRGLLDRVVVDPADHDCDAD from the coding sequence ATGGCAGCTCACCCGACCGACCGCCTCGGCTTCCTCCTCTCCTTCCGGGGGGAGCTCACCGGTGCGCGCATCCGCGCCGCCCTGGGCGTCGCGGGGCTGCACCCGCGGAACGCGATGACGCTGATGCAGCTCGCCCCCGGGGCCATGAGTCAGCGTGAACTGGCCGCCGTGATGGAGATCGACCCCAGTCAACTCGTGGCGATCCTCAACGAGTTGGAGTCCGAAGGGCTGGCCGAGCGGCGGCGCGATCCGGCCGACCGGCGGCGTCACATCGTGGAGATCACACCGGCGGGAGCCGAGGCCCTGGAGCGGGTCGACTCGGCGGTGAGCGCGGCGGAGCGCGAGCTGTTCGGGGACCTCAGCGTCGCCGAACAGGCCCTGCTGCGCGGCTTGTTGGACCGGGTCGTCGTCGATCCGGCCGATCACGACTGCGACGCCGACTGA